The Methanosphaera stadtmanae DSM 3091 genome includes a window with the following:
- a CDS encoding glycosyltransferase family 4 protein → MNILQVIPYFAFKRGGDVNVCYNLSKQLTSMGHNVTILTTTFEYNKEDTDLVDNLTMVPIDYEFNLALFIYSPKMKKWLDKNITKYDIIHLHELRSYQNNIVIKYAKKYNIPYVLQPHNSTPKHVTKTLIKHIYDIFYGNNIIQNATTTIAVSKEEAQYDKQMKAHDVRVIYNGMNTKDYENLPEDGTYKDKHIHSPYILYFGRLDKLKGIENIIKAFSLLPERYDEYKLVIAGKSTPYKERLEKIIETRNIEEKVIFTGFIKEEDKISIYHDADVFVNPVEYMGGVAITVFESILAGTPVVVTKESGELIDIMNAGITVEYGNINQLKYAIIETIENKPLAKKHVLNGQAYIHKNLKWTSVANKILKVYEDALNKE, encoded by the coding sequence ATGAATATATTACAAGTTATTCCCTATTTTGCATTTAAAAGAGGAGGAGATGTGAATGTATGTTATAATCTCTCTAAACAATTAACAAGTATGGGCCATAATGTTACTATTTTAACTACTACTTTTGAGTATAATAAGGAAGATACTGATTTAGTAGATAATCTTACAATGGTACCTATTGATTATGAATTTAATTTAGCATTGTTTATTTATTCTCCTAAAATGAAAAAATGGCTTGATAAAAACATAACAAAATATGATATTATTCATTTACATGAACTTAGAAGTTATCAAAACAACATAGTTATAAAATATGCTAAGAAGTATAACATTCCATATGTACTCCAACCCCATAACTCAACTCCAAAACATGTAACAAAAACATTAATAAAACATATATACGATATTTTCTATGGAAATAACATAATACAAAATGCTACAACAACAATTGCAGTATCAAAAGAAGAAGCACAATATGATAAACAAATGAAAGCACATGATGTTCGAGTAATCTACAATGGAATGAATACAAAGGACTATGAAAATCTACCAGAAGATGGAACATACAAAGATAAACACATACATTCGCCATACATACTCTATTTTGGAAGATTAGATAAATTAAAAGGAATTGAAAACATAATAAAAGCATTTTCATTACTTCCAGAACGATATGATGAATATAAACTAGTAATTGCAGGAAAAAGTACACCATACAAAGAAAGATTAGAAAAAATTATAGAAACAAGAAATATAGAAGAAAAAGTTATATTCACAGGATTTATTAAAGAAGAGGATAAAATAAGCATATATCATGATGCAGATGTATTTGTTAATCCAGTTGAATATATGGGTGGTGTTGCAATAACAGTATTCGAATCAATACTTGCAGGAACTCCTGTTGTTGTTACAAAAGAATCTGGAGAATTAATAGATATTATGAATGCTGGAATTACAGTTGAATATGGTAACATAAATCAATTAAAATATGCTATTATAGAAACTATTGAAAATAAGCCACTTGCAAAAAAACATGTTCTTAATGGACAGGCATATATTCATAAAAATCTTAAATGGACCAGTGTTGCAAATAAAATATTGAAAGTATATGAAGATGCTCTAAATAAAGAATAA
- a CDS encoding glycosyltransferase family 2 protein, with translation MKVSFVIPALNEEGIVGKTIKSIPVDEIEEAGYDVEIIVVNNNSTDNTAQEAKDAGATVFLEKNRGYGNAYIRGFKEATGDIIIMGDADGTYPLEQSMDFINYIVDDGSDFVIGSRFKGTIEKGAMPALHQYIGNPLLTKMLNILFNSEYSDTHCGMRAFTKDALHKMNLTAPGMEFAVEMVIEAREKNLNIKEIPISYKKRGGGEAKLSSFTDGWRHVKYMLKRRFGN, from the coding sequence ATGAAAGTTTCATTTGTTATACCAGCATTGAATGAAGAAGGAATCGTAGGTAAAACAATAAAAAGTATACCAGTAGATGAGATAGAAGAAGCAGGATATGATGTAGAAATTATTGTTGTTAATAATAATTCTACTGATAACACAGCACAGGAAGCAAAAGATGCTGGAGCTACAGTATTTTTAGAAAAAAATAGAGGATATGGTAACGCATATATCCGTGGATTTAAGGAAGCTACTGGAGATATTATTATAATGGGTGATGCTGATGGAACATATCCCCTTGAACAATCAATGGATTTCATAAATTACATTGTAGATGATGGAAGTGACTTTGTAATAGGTTCTCGTTTTAAAGGTACAATTGAAAAAGGTGCAATGCCCGCACTTCACCAATATATTGGAAATCCATTACTTACAAAAATGTTAAATATACTCTTTAACTCTGAATATTCAGATACACATTGTGGTATGAGAGCCTTTACCAAAGATGCACTACATAAAATGAATTTAACAGCACCAGGTATGGAATTTGCAGTTGAAATGGTTATTGAAGCTAGAGAAAAAAATTTAAATATAAAAGAAATTCCAATATCATATAAAAAACGTGGTGGTGGAGAAGCTAAGTTAAGTTCATTTACTGATGGCTGGAGACACGTGAAATATATGTTGAAAAGAAGATTTGGTAATTAA
- a CDS encoding acyltransferase has translation MYRNIFKVKLSKNSIIYWKCRFFRPSNVHINDNTIIGDNAFLDGRGGLYIGCNVNIAGNFKVYTMEHNITSPTFESTSDSVYIDDYVYIGTNVMIMPGVHIHEGAVIASGAVVTKDVPSWCMYGGVPAKYIKDRPVVKYTLNTKIKDLFR, from the coding sequence ATGTATCGTAATATATTTAAGGTAAAGCTATCAAAAAATTCAATAATCTACTGGAAATGTAGATTTTTCAGACCCTCCAATGTTCATATAAATGATAATACTATTATTGGAGATAATGCATTTCTTGATGGTCGTGGTGGATTATATATTGGATGTAATGTTAATATTGCAGGAAATTTTAAAGTATATACAATGGAACATAATATAACAAGTCCTACCTTTGAAAGTACAAGTGATTCTGTTTATATTGATGATTATGTTTATATTGGAACGAATGTTATGATTATGCCAGGAGTACATATTCATGAGGGAGCAGTAATTGCATCAGGAGCAGTTGTTACAAAGGACGTACCTTCATGGTGTATGTATGGTGGAGTTCCTGCAAAATATATTAAGGACAGACCTGTTGTTAAGTATACGTTAAATACTAAGATAAAGGATTTATTTAGATAA
- a CDS encoding flippase: MSTIRTLVKNTSVLFLSQMIGYVLAFLYTLYSARYLGTTNFGIISFATAISGLFAIFTDLGLSTLTIREVARDKTKTYEYLGNHGMIKLILSIITMIGLVLFVNIGVFNETTKLVVYIIGSSVIIDAFSGTFTSMFRAYEQMEYQSIAEIINSVTMFIGVLFCVFTKQSVIGVASIYLISTVLVLIYNFAMCTKNYGLIHFQVNLKLWKYLIYTAFPLAITSIFALISFKMNTILLNILTTSAHVGEYTAAFNLMQALIFIPTVYSTAILPIFSKFYVNRPDMLEYSYKKSLKYLTILSVPISMGTMVLSKKIILFMYGSAYINTIPVLELIIWALPAIFLSYILGTSIASINKQHETVKATFICLLFSTIGNFILIKLFDSTGAAMITVINEVSMVLFYMYIMHKYGYSVPLRSILLKPFIASVVMGGVIYLLDLDLFVSIGVGIIVYFTTILLIKTFNEDDWNIFKQLLPQKVLKYIENRME; encoded by the coding sequence ATGAGTACTATTAGAACATTAGTTAAAAATACAAGTGTATTATTCCTATCCCAGATGATAGGATATGTTCTTGCTTTTTTATATACATTATACTCTGCAAGATATCTTGGAACTACTAATTTTGGTATAATTTCATTTGCTACTGCAATTTCTGGATTATTTGCTATTTTCACAGATTTAGGTCTCTCAACACTCACTATTCGTGAGGTTGCACGGGATAAAACTAAGACATATGAATATCTTGGTAATCATGGTATGATAAAGTTAATACTTTCAATAATAACCATGATTGGTCTTGTATTATTTGTTAATATTGGAGTATTTAATGAAACAACAAAGTTAGTTGTTTATATTATTGGTTCTTCAGTGATTATTGATGCTTTTAGTGGAACATTCACTTCCATGTTTCGTGCATATGAACAGATGGAATATCAATCTATTGCAGAGATTATTAACTCTGTAACAATGTTTATTGGAGTATTATTCTGTGTATTTACTAAACAGTCTGTTATTGGAGTAGCATCAATCTATTTAATATCAACAGTACTAGTTTTAATATATAACTTTGCAATGTGTACTAAAAACTATGGATTAATACATTTTCAAGTTAATTTAAAACTATGGAAGTATCTAATATACACGGCATTTCCTCTTGCAATAACAAGTATCTTTGCTCTAATATCATTTAAAATGAATACCATACTTCTTAATATACTAACAACAAGTGCACATGTAGGTGAGTATACTGCTGCATTTAATTTAATGCAAGCATTGATTTTCATACCCACAGTATATTCAACTGCAATACTACCAATATTTTCAAAATTTTATGTTAATAGGCCAGACATGCTTGAATATTCATATAAAAAGTCATTGAAGTATTTAACAATATTAAGTGTACCTATTTCCATGGGAACAATGGTGTTATCCAAAAAAATCATCTTGTTTATGTATGGAAGTGCATATATAAATACTATTCCAGTACTTGAATTGATTATATGGGCCCTACCTGCAATATTCCTTAGTTATATTCTTGGAACAAGTATTGCATCTATCAATAAACAACATGAAACTGTAAAGGCAACATTCATATGTTTACTCTTTAGTACAATAGGAAATTTCATACTAATAAAGTTATTTGACAGTACTGGAGCTGCCATGATTACAGTTATTAATGAAGTTAGTATGGTGTTATTCTACATGTATATCATGCATAAATATGGATATAGTGTACCACTAAGAAGTATACTTCTAAAACCATTTATTGCAAGTGTAGTTATGGGTGGAGTAATATACCTACTAGATTTAGACTTATTTGTAAGTATAGGTGTTGGAATTATAGTCTACTTTACAACAATTCTCCTTATTAAAACATTTAATGAGGATGACTGGAACATATTTAAACAATTACTACCACAGAAAGTTCTTAAATACATAGAAAATAGGATGGAATAA
- a CDS encoding glycosyltransferase family 4 protein: MTKILLICHDIPSLSVGATLPIYHLIKQLGSKHEIHLISFDSEKYSLDSIKDKLSTTNTLKIPEYHSLKNQLKYTLKNMICLDNLKTHSFLNYYYKSSMSHLINRKVDAENFDIVITDMPMAFYAKNIKIPKIVYAFDAVSNYNYNMYKKADTLFSRIYWYLNYYKIHRYERIYNLFDSCIVVNKKDKTLLERDVDISINVIPNGVDTNFFKNKNQTRSKLVFLGDMSTPPNNDAVKYFVDNIYPLVLEKRDVEFIIVGRNPSDYIKSLDKNPHITVTGSVDDVREYLKYGIIFITPMISGTGIKNKILEAMSMNLPVISTSKGISGICAVDNRDYLNADNEIEFNDAIIKLLDNKKLYKYIADNGHALVEKKYSWTTSMNKLDDIITKIVENKKS, translated from the coding sequence ATGACAAAAATACTGTTAATATGCCATGATATACCCTCCCTGAGTGTAGGTGCAACACTACCTATATATCATTTAATAAAACAATTGGGAAGTAAACATGAAATCCATTTAATATCATTTGATTCTGAAAAATATTCTCTAGATTCTATTAAAGATAAGTTATCTACAACCAATACCCTAAAAATACCAGAATATCATTCACTTAAAAACCAACTCAAATACACACTTAAAAATATGATTTGTCTTGATAACTTAAAAACACACAGTTTTCTAAATTATTATTATAAAAGTAGTATGAGTCATTTAATAAATAGAAAAGTGGACGCAGAAAACTTTGATATTGTAATTACTGATATGCCAATGGCTTTCTATGCTAAAAATATTAAAATTCCAAAGATAGTATATGCATTTGATGCTGTTTCAAACTACAATTATAACATGTATAAAAAGGCAGATACTCTCTTTAGTCGTATTTACTGGTATCTTAACTACTATAAAATTCACAGATATGAAAGAATATATAATCTATTTGATTCATGCATAGTTGTAAATAAGAAGGATAAAACTTTATTAGAAAGAGATGTTGATATTTCAATAAATGTTATTCCAAATGGTGTTGATACAAATTTCTTTAAAAACAAAAATCAAACAAGAAGTAAACTAGTATTTCTAGGAGATATGAGTACACCACCAAATAATGATGCAGTAAAATACTTCGTAGATAATATTTATCCACTTGTCCTAGAAAAAAGGGATGTTGAATTTATTATTGTTGGACGAAATCCCTCTGATTATATTAAATCATTAGATAAAAATCCTCATATTACAGTTACAGGTTCAGTTGATGATGTTAGAGAATATCTTAAATATGGAATTATATTCATCACACCAATGATATCAGGTACAGGAATTAAAAATAAGATTCTTGAAGCTATGAGTATGAACCTGCCAGTTATATCAACATCAAAGGGAATTAGTGGAATTTGTGCAGTAGATAATAGGGATTATTTAAATGCAGATAATGAAATAGAATTTAATGATGCAATTATCAAATTATTAGATAATAAGAAATTATATAAATACATTGCAGATAATGGTCATGCTCTTGTTGAGAAGAAATATTCATGGACTACTTCAATGAATAAATTAGATGATATAATCACTAAAATAGTAGAGAATAAGAAGTCTTAG
- a CDS encoding LicD family protein: MVFVLSKLYQMLPETIKNHPKMIELVQKFNNNNKFREIESHYRMLDLIFSSCDIKATGTMRQIQLLSLELLRLFDNICQKYELKYWLDYGTLLGAIRHGGFIPWDDDIDIGMLREDYNKLVDVFPKEIEKIDGLSDKIIISKLTKPQDTTNYNELDQLNSHTFILFFQCAFKKPFVHFDVFPKDYIEDCGLTPDRNDKQTELQVELRNNIINGTWTFDEGLAIQNKKMKFTTDKTSHISDAIDGLHNNIHNRIYKTDYVFPLNKIVFEDYEFSCPNDYEEYLPLIYGPEYMHIPHIALDHNTTGFVKGQYNNIKKDMDYGFEESIAYLKRINDEFN, encoded by the coding sequence ATGGTGTTTGTGTTATCAAAATTATATCAGATGTTACCTGAAACTATAAAAAATCATCCAAAGATGATTGAATTAGTTCAGAAATTTAACAACAACAATAAATTTAGGGAAATAGAATCACATTATAGAATGCTAGATTTAATATTCAGTAGTTGTGATATTAAGGCAACAGGTACCATGAGACAGATACAATTGTTATCATTAGAATTACTTAGATTATTTGATAACATATGTCAAAAATATGAATTAAAATATTGGCTAGATTATGGAACATTACTTGGAGCCATACGTCATGGTGGATTCATTCCATGGGATGATGATATAGATATTGGAATGTTAAGAGAAGATTATAATAAATTAGTCGACGTATTTCCAAAAGAAATAGAAAAGATTGATGGATTAAGTGATAAAATAATAATATCAAAATTAACAAAACCACAAGATACCACAAATTACAATGAATTAGACCAACTTAATAGTCATACATTCATATTATTTTTCCAATGTGCATTTAAAAAACCATTTGTACATTTTGATGTATTTCCAAAGGATTATATCGAAGATTGTGGTCTAACTCCCGATAGAAATGATAAACAGACAGAATTACAAGTTGAACTTAGAAATAACATTATTAATGGTACTTGGACATTTGATGAAGGATTAGCTATACAAAATAAGAAGATGAAATTCACAACAGATAAAACATCCCATATTTCTGATGCTATTGATGGATTACATAACAATATACACAATAGAATCTATAAAACTGATTATGTTTTTCCATTAAATAAAATAGTATTTGAGGATTATGAATTTTCATGTCCTAATGATTATGAAGAATATCTTCCACTAATATATGGCCCTGAATACATGCATATTCCACATATTGCCCTTGATCATAATACAACAGGATTTGTAAAAGGTCAATATAATAACATAAAAAAAGATATGGATTATGGATTTGAAGAATCAATAGCATACTTAAAAAGAATTAATGATGAATTTAATTGA
- a CDS encoding ArsR family transcriptional regulator yields MMPINKFNNTKIKIYATTKGIKIVDSPIKIQILNILDGQVSEIEIVKQTGKSKSTISVHLKNLIDEGIISFKSHPLDRRSKLFYIYADYIGEICPDKIIYKLPEIESQITSKAQLYMELFRQFKSILLIHGLQIEPLEVATGQRIGEHLYSQFEYETLEQLTELVKDKFNELDLGQLKISSFEPLILKNNGCHECFKLQYNISTCNVTKGILKSIFESHFNREVSVEEVECTSKYDDCCTFTVDY; encoded by the coding sequence ATGATGCCTATAAATAAGTTTAACAACACAAAAATTAAGATTTATGCTACAACTAAAGGAATTAAAATTGTAGATAGTCCTATAAAAATTCAAATACTTAACATATTAGATGGTCAAGTAAGTGAAATAGAAATAGTTAAACAAACAGGAAAATCCAAATCAACAATATCTGTACATCTAAAAAATCTTATTGATGAAGGAATTATAAGTTTTAAATCTCATCCATTAGATAGAAGAAGTAAATTATTCTACATATATGCAGATTATATTGGAGAAATATGTCCTGATAAAATTATATATAAATTACCAGAAATAGAATCACAAATAACATCTAAAGCACAATTATATATGGAATTATTTAGGCAATTCAAATCAATATTATTAATTCATGGTTTACAAATAGAACCATTAGAAGTAGCAACAGGTCAAAGAATTGGTGAACATCTTTATTCACAATTTGAATATGAGACTCTTGAACAATTAACAGAATTAGTAAAAGATAAATTCAATGAATTAGATTTAGGTCAACTTAAAATAAGTAGTTTTGAACCTTTAATTTTAAAAAATAATGGGTGTCATGAGTGTTTTAAACTACAATATAATATTTCAACATGTAATGTTACAAAGGGAATATTAAAAAGTATTTTTGAATCACATTTCAACAGAGAAGTTTCAGTAGAAGAAGTAGAATGTACTTCAAAATATGATGATTGTTGTACATTTACAGTAGATTACTAG
- a CDS encoding glycosyltransferase: MRILVVQESDWIKRNPHQQHHLMELLGLRGHEIRVIDYEVDWKIDDDSNQGYKSPRKVFKKYKKVYNTDNITVIRPPLVRVPILNYLSILHYHKKEIKRQIKEFNPDIIVAFGILNANIASRLAKKYNIPFVYYFIDVLHQLIPEKKFRSLGKLITKNTISKASYVLTINRKLHEAAIDLGANPHKMAIIGAGINLKQFNFKKHNGYKIRKYYRIDNDDIVLFFMGFLYDFAGLKELAIELGKNKQKYPNIKLLIVGDGDAYETLKLIQHKYKLEDQMILTGRQKYKIMPDLIGASDICILPAYKDEIIMQDIVPIKLYEYMAMKKPVIATRLPGLVAEFGDKNGLIYINKPEEVLTVATMQLKNKRDIANTGSLGYNFVKENDWSKLTIEFEGILENLVLDLLLKDI; the protein is encoded by the coding sequence ATGAGAATATTAGTTGTACAAGAATCAGATTGGATAAAAAGAAATCCACACCAACAACATCATTTAATGGAATTATTAGGTCTTAGAGGACATGAAATTAGGGTAATTGATTATGAAGTTGACTGGAAAATTGATGATGATTCAAATCAAGGATATAAAAGTCCTAGAAAAGTCTTTAAAAAGTATAAAAAGGTTTATAATACAGATAATATCACTGTAATTAGACCACCTCTTGTTAGAGTTCCTATTCTTAACTACCTTTCCATACTTCACTATCATAAAAAGGAAATAAAACGTCAAATAAAAGAATTTAATCCAGATATTATAGTTGCATTTGGTATTTTAAATGCTAATATTGCATCACGACTTGCCAAAAAATATAATATACCGTTTGTATACTACTTTATTGATGTTTTACATCAATTAATTCCTGAAAAGAAATTTAGATCATTGGGTAAACTAATAACTAAAAATACCATTAGTAAGGCCTCATATGTTCTTACTATTAATCGTAAACTTCATGAAGCTGCAATTGATTTAGGTGCTAATCCACATAAAATGGCTATTATTGGTGCTGGAATCAATTTAAAACAATTCAACTTTAAAAAGCATAATGGTTATAAAATTAGGAAATATTATCGTATAGATAACGATGACATTGTGTTGTTTTTCATGGGATTTTTATATGATTTTGCTGGACTTAAAGAATTAGCAATAGAATTAGGTAAAAATAAACAGAAGTATCCTAATATTAAATTGTTAATTGTTGGCGATGGAGATGCCTATGAAACATTGAAATTAATCCAACATAAGTATAAATTAGAAGATCAAATGATTCTTACAGGACGTCAAAAATATAAAATCATGCCTGATTTAATTGGTGCCAGTGATATTTGTATTCTTCCTGCATACAAGGATGAAATTATAATGCAGGACATTGTTCCTATAAAATTATATGAATACATGGCTATGAAAAAGCCTGTTATTGCCACTAGACTTCCAGGTCTTGTTGCTGAATTTGGAGATAAGAATGGTCTTATTTATATTAATAAACCTGAGGAAGTTCTAACAGTAGCTACTATGCAACTTAAGAATAAGCGTGATATTGCAAATACTGGTTCTTTGGGTTATAATTTTGTTAAAGAAAACGATTGGAGTAAACTTACAATTGAATTTGAAGGTATTTTAGAAAATTTAGTTCTTGATTTATTATTAAAAGATATTTAA
- a CDS encoding glycosyltransferase family A protein, translated as MMSIVCVYNNKTILEEYLLKSLKKQTSKYELILVDNRKNKYSSAANALNHGARKAHGNYIVFAHQDIYFSQNSWLDRTEKCLSTLNNIGIVGVAGKTTDSLVRSNIKQGIIPVDVTPYKLEKVELASTLDECLFIIPRNVFKKYELNEKICPDWHLYCVDYVYNIKNKKYNTYLIPTELEHRSKGASMSEGYYDTLPNLQKKYMKEKIIRTCMGDWFTFIPVSIQRKIKKYKQY; from the coding sequence ATGATGAGTATAGTCTGTGTATATAATAACAAAACTATATTAGAAGAATATTTACTTAAAAGTCTTAAAAAACAAACCTCAAAGTATGAATTGATACTTGTTGATAATAGAAAAAACAAGTACAGTAGTGCTGCAAATGCACTAAATCATGGTGCAAGAAAAGCACATGGTAATTACATTGTATTTGCCCATCAAGACATTTATTTTTCCCAAAATTCCTGGTTAGATCGTACTGAAAAATGTCTATCTACCCTTAATAATATTGGAATTGTAGGAGTTGCTGGTAAAACTACAGATAGTCTTGTTAGAAGTAATATAAAACAAGGAATAATTCCTGTAGATGTAACACCCTATAAACTAGAAAAAGTAGAATTAGCATCCACTCTTGATGAATGTTTATTTATAATACCAAGGAATGTATTTAAAAAATATGAATTAAATGAAAAAATATGTCCTGATTGGCATTTATATTGTGTTGATTATGTTTATAATATAAAAAATAAGAAATACAATACATATCTTATCCCCACAGAATTAGAACATCGTTCTAAGGGTGCATCTATGTCAGAAGGATATTATGATACTCTACCTAATCTTCAAAAAAAATACATGAAAGAAAAGATAATTCGAACATGTATGGGTGACTGGTTTACATTCATACCAGTTAGTATTCAAAGAAAAATAAAGAAGTATAAACAATACTAG
- a CDS encoding NAD-dependent epimerase/dehydratase family protein, which yields MDVASAYEGKTILVTGGAGCVGSNLTKKLAQFNPKKIIILDNLSSAYTWNIPKDDSIEFIEGDICDDQVLKWVFKQKPDFVFHLAAHFANQNSVDKPELDLKVNGLGILKVLEYAQLTGVERFVYSSSGCGVYGLDSKMPFEEHDISISLHTPYQVTKLLGELYTNYFHNLYDLPIANARFFNVFGPGEVPGKYRNVIPNFMYWAMNKQALPITGNGSETRDWTYVDDIIQGLTRLGVVDKAIGESINLGSGKDHRVIDMANKVNELCDNEAGIEYKERRDWDAKNKLLSSIDKAKKILKYNPVHTFEEGLENTHEWFVNNWDNIQKSAEF from the coding sequence ATGGATGTTGCTAGCGCTTATGAAGGAAAAACAATACTTGTTACAGGGGGAGCAGGTTGTGTTGGAAGTAATTTAACTAAAAAACTTGCACAATTTAATCCTAAAAAGATAATTATTTTAGATAATTTATCTTCTGCATACACATGGAATATACCTAAAGATGATTCTATTGAATTTATTGAAGGAGACATATGTGATGATCAAGTTTTAAAATGGGTATTTAAACAGAAGCCAGACTTTGTTTTCCATTTAGCAGCACATTTTGCAAATCAAAATTCTGTTGATAAACCTGAACTAGATTTAAAAGTAAATGGTTTAGGTATTCTAAAAGTATTAGAATATGCACAATTAACTGGTGTTGAAAGATTTGTATACTCCAGTAGTGGTTGTGGTGTTTATGGTTTAGATTCTAAAATGCCATTTGAAGAACATGATATTAGTATTAGTCTACATACACCATATCAGGTTACTAAATTATTAGGAGAATTATATACTAATTATTTCCATAACCTATATGATCTACCTATTGCTAATGCAAGATTTTTCAATGTATTTGGTCCTGGAGAAGTTCCTGGAAAATATAGAAATGTTATTCCAAACTTCATGTATTGGGCTATGAATAAACAAGCATTACCTATTACTGGTAATGGTAGTGAAACTCGTGACTGGACATATGTTGATGATATAATTCAAGGTCTTACAAGACTTGGTGTTGTTGATAAGGCTATTGGTGAATCTATAAATCTTGGTTCTGGTAAAGATCACAGAGTTATTGACATGGCAAACAAAGTCAATGAATTATGTGATAATGAAGCTGGAATTGAATATAAAGAACGTAGAGATTGGGATGCTAAAAATAAACTCTTATCATCCATAGATAAGGCTAAAAAAATATTAAAATACAACCCTGTTCATACATTTGAGGAAGGTCTTGAAAATACCCATGAATGGTTTGTAAATAACTGGGATAACATACAAAAAAGTGCAGAATTTTAA
- a CDS encoding class I SAM-dependent methyltransferase, producing MNDKYYWEEYYKKNPNPVDPSTFAKFTSGFLRPGKSLIELGCGNGRDSVFFANNGVRVTAVDQVETEMDYLNHKYSLYNLEFKADDFTNLNLDNTYDYIYSRFTLHSINEEAEYRVIKWISSQLNNKGLFFLEVRSINDPMFSKGERISNTENVTTHYRRYLDFEETVNKLEKNGLNVIYQLESQGLSVYKDDDPMLIRIVAKKE from the coding sequence ATGAATGATAAATATTATTGGGAAGAGTACTATAAAAAAAATCCAAATCCAGTAGATCCCTCAACATTTGCAAAGTTTACTAGTGGTTTTCTACGTCCAGGTAAATCACTTATAGAATTAGGATGTGGAAATGGTAGAGACAGTGTTTTTTTTGCAAACAATGGTGTACGCGTAACTGCAGTAGATCAAGTAGAAACAGAAATGGATTACTTAAATCATAAATATAGCTTATATAATCTTGAATTTAAGGCTGATGATTTCACAAATTTAAATCTAGATAATACATATGATTATATATATTCACGTTTTACTCTACATTCTATTAATGAAGAAGCAGAATACAGAGTAATTAAATGGATAAGTTCTCAATTAAATAATAAGGGCCTGTTTTTTTTAGAAGTACGTAGTATTAATGATCCAATGTTTTCTAAGGGTGAGAGAATTAGTAATACTGAAAATGTAACAACACATTATCGTAGATACTTGGATTTTGAAGAAACAGTAAATAAATTAGAAAAAAATGGATTGAATGTTATTTATCAATTAGAAAGTCAAGGATTATCTGTTTATAAAGATGATGATCCAATGTTAATACGTATTGTTGCTAAAAAAGAGTAA